The genomic DNA GCGACGCTCGCGGAGGTCTTCGCGATCCTCGCCGCCGCCGACGGCTCGGCGGCGCAGATCCCCCAGAACCAGTTCGGCGTCCTGGCGCTGGTCGCGGCCGCCGCCAGCCCCGCCCAGCAGGCGCGGATCTACCGCGACGTGCTCGCCGGCCACCGGATCGGCAATGCCGGCCCCGCCCGCAACGGCAAGGCCATCACCAACGTGGACACGCGGCTGACCGCCGGGCCGGAGGGCCCGCGGCTCAGCGGCACGCGCTTCTACTCCACGGGCGCGCTCTTCGCCCACTGGATCCCGACCCGAGCGGTCGGCCCCGACGGGGGGCCGCTCCTGGTCTTCGTGCGCCGGGACGCCCCCGGCGTGCGGGTGGCGGACGACTGGCAGGGCTTCGGCCAGCGCACCACGGCGAGCGGCACCGTGGTCTTCGCGCAGGCCCCGGTCGAGGCGGATCTGACGATCGACCTCGCGCCCCTGGCCGGGCGCCCGGGCCTGTTCGGGCCGGTCTCGCAGCTGATCCACGCGGCGATCGACGCCGGGCTCGCCCGGGGCGCGGCCGCCGCCGCCCTCGACTTCCTGCGCTCCCGGACCCGGCCCTATCCCTTCACCGCCGAGACCGTCGCGGAGGATCCCCACATCCTCGGCGAGATCGGGCGGCTCACCGTCGACCTGCACGCCGCCGAGGAGGTCCTGGCGCGGGCCGGAAGGGCGCTCGACCGGATCGCCGCGGCCCCCGTCACCGCCCAGAGCGCGGCCGAGGCCTCGGTGGCGGTGGCGCAGGCCAAGATCCTGACCACCGAGGCGGCCCTGGAGGCCTCCGAGCGGCTGCTCGAGCTCGCCGGCGCCTCGGCGACCCGCGACGGGTACAATCTCGGCCGGTACTGGCGCGACGCCCGGGTCCACACCCTGCACGACCCGGTGCGGTGGAAGTACCACCTCCTCGGCAACCACGCCCTGAACGGCGTGCTGCCCGCCCGGCACCAGTGGAACTGAGGACCGGGCGATGCCGCTCCAGCCCCACGAGACCGCCTTCACGCAGGCACCCGCGCCGCCGCGCCCGGTGCCGGTCCTTCCGGACGCCGCCGCGGCGCTCGCCGTCGCCGACCGGCTGGCGGAGGACTTCGCCGAGGCCGCCGCCGCGCGCGACCTGGAGCGCCGCCTGCCGGTCGCCGAGATCGCGCGCTTCGCCGAATCCGGCCTCTGGGCGATCACGGTGCCGAGGGAATACGGCGGCCCCGGCCTCGACAGCGCCACGGTCGCCCAGGTGATCGCCCGGATCGCCGCGGCGGACGGCTCCCTCGGCCAGATCCCGCAGAACCACTTCTACGCCCTGGAGGTGCTCCGCAACGGCGGCACCGAGGCCCAGAAGCGCGCCCTCTACGGCCGCGTCCTGGCGGGCGAGCGCTTCGGCAACGCGCTGGCCGAGATCGGCGCGCGCGACCACACCCGCCGCACCCGGCTCGTGCGCGACCCGGCCGGCTGGTATGTCGAGGGCCGCAAATACTACTGCACCGGCTCGCTCTACGCCCACCGCATCCCCACCCTGGCCAGCGCCGAGGAGGAGGGGCGGGCGGTCGCCTACCTCGTCTTCGTCCCCCGGGACGCGCCCGGCGTGACCCTGGTCGACGACTGGGACGGGTTCGGGCAGCGGCTCACCGGCTCGGGCTCGGTCCTGTTCGAGCGCGTCGCCGTGGAGCCCGACTGGGTGGTGCCGTTCCAGGCCTCGCTGGAGCGGCCGACCGCGATCGGCCCCTTCGCGCAGATCCTGCACGCCGGGATCGATCTCGGCATCGGCGCGGGCGCCTTCGCGGCGACCCTGCCCCTCGTGCGAGACCGCGCCCGGCCGTGGATCGATTCCGGCGTCGCCCGGGCCAGCGAGGATCCGCTGACCCTCCACGCGCTGGGCGACGTCCAGGTGCGCCTCGCGGCGGCCGACGCCCTGCTGGCGCGCGCCGGCCGCTACGTGGACGCCGCCCAGGCCGCCCCCGACGCCGACAGCGTCGCGGCCGCCTCCGTGGCGGTGGCGGAGGCCCGGGCCGCGAGCCACCGGGCCGGCCTGCTCGCGGCCAACAAGCTCGTCGAGCTCGGCGGCACCTCCGCCACCGACCGGGCCGAGGCGCTCGACCGCTACTGGCGCAACGTCCGCACCCACACCCTGCACGATCCGGTGCGGTGGAAGTACCACTGGATCGGCGCCTACCACCTCGACGGCCGGCAGCCGCCCCGGCACGGAGCGCTCTGATGGCCGCCGCGACGAAGCAGATCCTGCTGAACGCCTTCAACATGACCTGCGCGGGCCACATCAACCACGGGCTCTGGACCCACCCGCGCGACCGCTCGGCCGAGTACAACACGCTGTCCTACTGGACCGAGCAGGCGAAGCTCCTGGAGCGCGGCCTGTTCGACGGCCTGTTCATCGCCGACATCATCGGCGTCTACGACGTCTACGGCGGCGGCATCGACGTCACCGCCCGGGAGGCCGTGCAGCTGCCGGTCAACGACCCGACCATGATGATCTCCGCCATGGCGGCGGTGACCGAGCATCTCGGCTTCGGCGTGACGATCAACGTCCACCAGGAGGCGCCCTACACCTTCGCCCGGCGCCTCTCGACCCTCGATCACCTGACGGGCGGCCGGATCGGCTGGAACGTCGTCACCGGCTACCTCGACAGCGCCCACCGCGCCCAGAGCGGCGGCACGCTGCCGGCGCACGACCGGCGCTACGACTACGCCGACGAGTACCTGGAGGTGCTCTACCGGCTCTGGGAGGGCAGCTGGGACGACGCGGCCGTGCGCCGCGACCGGGCGGCCCGGGTGTTCAGCGATCCCGCCCATATCCGCAAGGTCACCCACCGGGGCGCGTTCTTCGCGGTCGAGGGCTACCACCTGTCGGAGCCGTCGCCCCAGCGGACGCCGGTCCTCTACCAGGCCGGCGCCTCGGGCCGCGGCCGCGCCTTCGCGGGCCGCCACGCCGAATGCGTGTTCATCTCGGCCCGCGACCCGGCCACCGCCCGCGAATCCGTCCGCGCCATCCGGGCCGAGGCGGTCGCGGCGGGCCGGAATCCCGACGACGTGAAGGTGTTCGTCGGCCTCGCGATCATCCCCGGACGGACGCGCGCGGAGGCCGAGGCCAAGCGGGACGAGTACCTGTCCTACGCGAGCCCGGAGGCGGGGCTCGCGCATTTCTCCGCCTCCACGGGGATCGACTTCGCCCGTTACGGCCTCGACGAGCCGATCCCCTACGCGCCGGGCAACGCCATTCAGTCGGCCACCGCGGCGGCGGCCAGGCGCGGGCTGACGAAGCGCGACCTCCTGGCCGAGCTGCAGCTCGGCAGCCGCTACGCGGTGCTCACCGGCGACGCGGTGACGATCGCCGACGAACTCCAGGCCTGGATCACGGAGGGCGAGGTCGACGGCTTCAACCTCAGCCGGATCGTCGTGCCGGAGAGCTTCTCCGACTTCATCGACCTCGTGATCCCGGAGCTGCAGGATCGCGGCCTCTACAAGACCGCCTACGCCGAGGGCTCGCTGCGGGCGAAGCTGTTCGGCCAGGGGGACCGGCTGCCCGCCCGCCACCCGGCCGAGGCCTACCGCGGCGCGCCTCAGCGGCCCTGGGACTCGCCGCTCTCGGAGCCGAACCAGCGGCCGTAGATCTCGTCGTAGCGGCCGTCCTCCCGCAGGCCGAGAAGGGCCTGGTTGACGCGCTTGCGCCGGGGATCGTTGGCCGGGAACAGGATGCCGTAGGATTGCCGGTTGAAGGCGCCCCCGACCAGGCGCAGGGCCTCGTGGCCGGGCCGGGTCGCGTAGTAGCCCAGCGCGGGGGCGTCGTAGACGACCGCCGCGACCGTGCCGGCCTGCAGGGCCGCGCAGGCCGCCTCCAGCGTCGCGAAGCTCACCGGGGTGGCGAAATGGTCCGCCAGGTAGGCGACCGAGGTGGTGTCGGCGACCGTGCCCACCCGCTTGCCCGGCAGGTCCTGCGGGCCGTTGACCGCGCCGCGCAGGCGCTCCACCGTGGCCGTGCTGGTCAGGCCCGCGGTGAACCACGCCACCAGGGCGATGCAGGTGAACAGCCAGACGACCGTGACGGCCCGCGCCAGGGGGCTGCGCGGCATCTCCTCCGCCTGCGCGGCGAGGCTGCTCAGGGCCCACCAGACGACGTGGGCGAAGCCGCGCGCCGGTCCCGAGCGCGCCGCCATGCCGCCGGGGTGGCGCCGCTCGAGCCACCAGACCAGGGCCGCCACCGCCAGGATCAGGGCGGCGAGCCCCAGGAGGACCTGCAGGAAGGCGGCGTCGCTCAGGAGCGCCCGGAGGGCCCGCGCGGTGGCCGAGCCGGTGGCGTCCGGCTCCGCCCGGACGGCGATGCGCAGGCCGGTCTCCAGCATCGTGACCGAGAAGTCGAACCGCCGCTCGCGCTCCGCGGTGATCGACACCGCCGCGATGGCGAGGTCCGCGCGCCCGTCCGAGACCGCCGCGAACAGCGCCGGCAGGTCGTCGACGCGCACATAGGCCGTCCGGACGCCGAGCTCCCGCGCGACGGCGTTCCAGAGATCGATGCTGAACCCGCGCAGCCGGCCGTCCTCGTCCATGACCAGGGGCGGCACCGGATGCGTCGCGACCCGCCACGTCTCGGGCTCGCCGGTGCGGAGCGCGGGGGCCGCGTCCGCGGTCTCGGCCCGGACGGGGGCCGCGGCGAGCGGCGCGGCGGCCGCGAAACACAGGGAGAGGGACAGACAGAGGGACAGGACGCGAGCGGGCGCGCCGCCGCGCCGCCGTCCGGCGGACCGGCCCGGCACGTCAGAGGCTCTCGATCCAGTTGCGCAGGACGGCGCCGGGCGCGGGTTCGGGGCCGGTGTCCAGGCGCTGGGACGCGTCGCTCGGGATGAAGCCGAACCGGCGCTTGAACGCCCGCCGGAAGGTCCGCTCGTCCGAGAAGCCGACCGCGAAGGCGACCTGCGAGACGCGCAGGGGTTTGGGGGCATCGTCGCGCACGAGCATCCGCATCGCCGCCATGAGGCGGCGGTCGCGGATATACGCCACGATGCCGTTGGGGGCGAACAGCCGGTACAGGGTCGAGCGCGACAGGCCGAGCCGCGTCGCGATCAGGGCGGGCGTCAGCTTCGGGTTGCCGAGCTCCGCCTCGACCAGGCGGCGGACCCGGATCCGGACGTCCTGGTGCTGCGCGGGGCGCCCCTCCTCCTGCCCGCGCAGCCAGCTGGCGCAGAGCTGGGTGATCGCCGCCGAGGCCGCCAGGGCCTCGCGGCGGTCGAGGAGGTCGCCGCAGGCGACCACGTTGGCGACGAAGTTGTGGACCAGCCGCCCGAACGGGTCGCCGTCGTGGTCGAGGGAGCGGCCGTGCAGGGCGTCGGGGTGGCAGCCCTGCTTCTCCAGCAGGGCGCGGGGGATCACGACGTTCGTGGCGTCGACGGCGCCCGCCACGATGCGCACGGGCTGGGCGAGGTCGAAGACGATGCACTGCACCTCGTTCACGGGCCCGGTGCCCTGATCGGTCTCCACGCGGCTCTGCCCCCGCCGGTAGAACTGCAGCAGGATGTGGTCGAGGCCCTGCTGGCCGATCATCTCCCGGGTCCGCACGAGGGTGTGGGCCGGCGCCACAACGTCGCCGACCAGCAGGTCGCCGAGGTGGTAGCTGCGCATCGCGATCGGGACGGTGAGGTCGGTCTCCGGGCGGAAGCTCACGTCGAAGATCGGCGCGAGGTGATCCTGCCACGCCCGGCCGAGCGCCTCTCGATCCTCCGGCGGCTCGAACCGCAGGCAGGCGACCTCGCCGCCCGGCGCCTCACCCCCGGCCGGTGCCGCGTCCGGGTCCCGGTTTCTCTCTTCGGAAGACATACGTAGAGCCTGACACCTGCTGTGAGCACGACCGATGAAGAACGAGGGCCTGCCCCAAGTTGACGCGTGGCAACGCGGTCCGGTCATCCCGCACGTTAGCCGTGTCCACCCGGACAGTCCCCCTGTCTCCCGCCGACCTGAGCGGCTGTACACTGTCGTTTGTCGCGGCGGCGTGCGATTCGACGCGGGGGCCGCCGGATCGGGGCGCCGCGGGCGCAGCTTTCGGATCAATCCTGACACGCGAGCCGCCGGACGGTTCCTTCCGTCCCAGAATGGGGGTTTGCCGTACCAGAATGTCGCGCGCGGCCCCGACTGTGGCAGCCCTGCGATAGTCCGTTAAGGTCGCGTTTTCTATGCCCCTCGCAAAGTCCGAAACGGACATGGCGGGGGTCATTTCAGTGATTCAGAAGTATAGCGACGTAGAGAACACGACCGGATCCTGTGATCCGAGCACGGGCGCGGGCGGCGGAACGCGGCGGCGCGGTGCCGTGCGCCTGGGATTGCTGGTCGGCAGCTCGCTCGCGACGCTCGCGCTGGCTCTCGGACCTGTGGCGGCGCAGACCGTGCCGGCGCGCTCGCCTTCGACATCCGGGCTGACAGCGGCAGACATTGCGAGCTGGCCAGCGTACCGAGGTGACTGGGGGCTAGCGGCGATCAACGCCGCAAATGCTTACGCGCGCGGCTACACGGGCAGCGGCGTCCTTGTAGCAGTTATCGATAGCGGCATCGATCCAACCCATCCGAAATTTGCGGGCCGGCTATCTGACGCGTCGCGGAATTTCTGGATCACCAACCCACCAAATCTGCTGAGCAGCGCGATCGTCGCAGACGTCAACGGCCACGGCACGCATGTCTCAGGGACGATCGGAGCCTCTCCAATCGGTGGACAAATGATGGGCGTAGCTTTTGACAGCACGATACTGTCGTTGAACGCCATCATGTCGGCCGATGACGCGGTTGCTATCAAAAACAAGTTCGGGTTCCAACCTGCTTTCACCGACATCAATGCAGCAGTAGATTTTGCCGCCGAGCGTGGCGCACGGGTTCTCAACGGCAGCTACGGACCCTCCTTTTCACCAAAATATCTATTCGATGAAATTCAAAAGAGATATGTCAGAAATCCCAACTATGTTCTAGAGCGGACGCAAGAAATCGAAATTTCAAGCGCAACAAATGAATACAATTCTTTAAGGAATGCGGCGCTCAAAGACATGCTGCTCGTCTTCGCTGCCGGAAACGATCGTTTCGACCAGGAAATAATTGCCGCAAATCCGACAGGGGCGGCAATATATCCATATATCAAGCCGAGTAATTCAACCAGTGGTGTCTACCAATTTGTTGATCGATCCGGCCAAGCCGTCGACCAGTCACAAACTAATTTTTCCGATCTTTCCGGATCGATCGTTGCGGTTGTCAATGTTGATATAAATGGAAAAGTGAGATTTGATAGCAATTTCTGCGGCGTGACAGCAAATTGGTGTATATCTGCCCCCGGAACAGACATATATTCTACTTGGCCGCAGGATCTCCGCCCTGAAAATCAGAAAAACGTTGGCTATAACGCGATCAGCGGCACATCGATGGCCGCGCCTCATGTAGCAGGGGCCGCAGCCGTGTTGCGTCAGGCGTTCCCGTTCCTGACCGCGCCGCAGATTGCCCAGACCATGTTCACCACCGCCCGCCATCTCGGCGACGGACCTACCGACCGGCCGAATGCCACCTTCGGCTGGGGCCTGCTCGACCTCGGCAAGGCCATCGACGGGCCCGGCCAGTTCACCTCCGACTGGACCGTCAACACCACCTACAACGGACAGGCCTATTACGGCCGCTTCGCCAACGACATCTCCGGCATCGGCGGACTGACCAAGACTGGCCTCGGGACCCTCGAACTCGCCGGTAGGGACACCTATGCCGGGCCGACCACCGTCGCCGGCGGCACCCTGTTCTTGTCCGCCACCGGCAGCCTGACCTCGCCGGTCTCCATCCAAGGCGCCGGCACCTACATCAACGCCGGCTGGACCCAGAGCGGTGTCAGCAATGCCGGCCTCCTGATCAACACTGGCACCGTCACAGGCGGTGTCGCCAATGCCGGCCTGGCGCTCAACAGTGGCGCTATCGCGGGCGGCGTGACCAACGGCGGCGTGCTTTCCAACAGCGGCACGATCAGCGGCGGGCTCGCCAACGCCGGCCAAGTGCTGAACGCCGGCGCCATCGGCGGCGGCGTGACCAACACCGGCACGCTTTCCAACAGCGGCACGATCAGCGGCGGAGTCGCCAATTCCGGCCTAGCGCTCAACGCCGGCGCCATCGGCGGCGGCGTGACCAACACCGGCACGCTCGCCACCAGCGGCACGGTCAGTGGCGGCCTGACCAATGCCGGCACCGTGCTGGCCAGCGCCGGCCGCATCGACGGCGCTATCGCCAACAATGCCGGCCTGCTCGCCGTGTCCGGGACCGTCACCAGCGCCGGCACCTTCGCCAACGCCGCCGGCGCGACCCTCGCCGTCACGGGCGGCGGCAGCTACAGCCTCGCCGGCCCCCTCGCCAATGCCGGCCTCGTCGCCGTCGCCCAGACCGCCAGCCTCACCGCCTCCGGCGGCCTCAGCAATGCCGGCCTCGTCGCCAGCGACGGCACCCTCACCACAGACCTGACCAACACCGGCGTCGCCCGCCTGTCCGGACAGTTCAACGGCACGCTCACCAATGCCGGCCTGCTGCAGATCACCGGCCCGCTCGCCGGGCTCACCAGCCTGACCAACACCGGCGCCCTCGACCTCGGCGGCACCGCCTTCACGCTCACCGACCTCGCGGGTCCGGCCTCCGCGGTCCTCGGCAACGGCGCCCTCACGGTCTCCAACGCGGCCGCCTCCACCTACGCCGGCGCCATCCTGGAGACCGCCAGTCCGACCAGCCTGACTAAGGCCGGCCCCGGAACGCTCACGCTCACCGGCCTCGGCCTGTTCTCCGGCCCGACCACCGTCCAGGCCGGCACGCTGTCGCTCAACGGGCTCTGGGCCTCGCCGGTCACCGTCGCGGCCGCCGGCACCCTGCGCGGCATCGGCACCATCGCGGCCCCGGTCACGGTCGCCGGCGCCCTGCGGCCGGGCAACTCCCCCGGCACGCTCACCGTCCTCGGCCCGGTGGCGTTCAACCCCGGCAGCAGCCTCGGCCTCGACATCGACGGCCCGGGCACCGGCACCGGCGCCGGCAGCTACGCCCGCCTCCTGGCGCTCGGCCCGACCGGCACGGTCTCGGCCAGCGGCACCCTGGTGCCGGAGCTGCGCGGCATCACCGGCAACGCGGGCAACAGCTTCACCCCCGCGCTCGGCCAGCGCTTCGGCGTGCTCACCGCGCAAGCCGGGCTGTCGGGCTCGTTCACCGGGCTCGCCCAGCCGGCGGCGGGCCTGCCGGCGGGCACGCGCTTCGACGCGCTCTACGCCGCCACCGGCCTCGACCTCGTGGTCACCCCCGCCGCCTACGGCAACCTCGCCGGGCTCGGCCTCGCCCAGACCGGCAACGCCCGGGCCGTGGGCGCGGCGCTGGACCTCGCCCGCCCGGCCGCCGGCACGCGGCCGGACGCGGCGCGGGCGCGGGTGTACGACCCGCTCTACGCGGCCGACCCGGCGACCCTGCCGGGCGGCCTGGCGAGCCTGTCGGGCCAGAGCTACGGCGACGCGGTGATGACCGACCTCGCCGCGCGCCGGCTGCTCTCCGACACGATCGACCGGCACCAGCGCGGCCTGGGCGGCGGCGCGGGCGCGTTCAGCGCGGGCGATCCGGGCCCGGGCCCGAACCGGACGGCGCTGCAGGTGCGCGGCGGCGCCGGGGCGGCGGCGGCGCCGCTGGCGGTGGGCGAGGGCCGGGTCTGGGCCGACGCGCTGTACGGGTTCGGCGCGCGCGCCGGCGACCGGGCGGCCGCGGGCGCCGGGTTCGACGCGGGCGGGCTGCTGATGGGCGTCGACCGTCAGGTCGGGGCGGACACCCAGGTGGGCGCGGCGTTCAGCTACCTGCGCGAGGGCGGCACGTCGCGGGGCGCGGGGCTGGGCCGGTTCACCACCGACAGCTACGGCGGCACGCTGTACGCCAGCACGCGGCTCGGCGCCGTGGTGCTGCGCGGCACGGCGGGGGTGTCGTACGCCGACGGCCGGGTCGACCGGACGGTGGCGCTGGGCACGGCGGTGTCGCAGGCGAGCGGGCTGTCGTCGGGCTGGAACGGCGGGGTGTCGGGCTTTGCCGGCTACACGCTGGCGTTGGGCCTGCCCGTCGACCTCGTGCCGGAGGTGGGCTTCAGCTACGATCGGCTGACGCGGGGCCGGGTGTCCGAGCGGGGCGGTCTGGTCAACCAGGGCTTCGGCGGCCAGGGGTTCGCGGTGGCCGACCTCGACGCGGCGCGCAGCCTGGTTGGCGGGCGCTTGACGAGCTGGGCGCTGGCGGGCGTCCCGGACCTGCGGCTGGAGGGCCGGGCGTACTGGGCGCACGAGCTGGCCGACACGGCGGCGCTGGTCCGGTCGAACCTGTTCGGGGCGGGGTTCCTGAGCCGGACGAGCGCGCTGGGGCGGGACGGCGCGGTGCTGGGGGTGAGCCTGACCGGTGCGGTCGCCGAGGGCGTGCAGCTGTCGGTGGGCTACACGGGCGAGCTGCGCCCGAACGCCACCGCGCAGGTGTTCACCGCCGGCCTCCAGGCCGCGTGGTGAGGAACGGCGCCGCCCATCCCCGGCCGGTGCCGGGCTCCGGAGGCGTGCATGGGCGGGAAAGACGGCCGGGATGAGCCGCCGATCGAGGCCGAGCCGGCGTCCCGCCGGCTCGGCCTCTTCCGACGGTTGCTCGACGGTCTCGAAGCCGTCGAGCTGCTGGTCCAGGCCGGCCGGCTGCTCTGGTGGCTCCTGCGGGGCCTGTGGCTGCTCGCCGGCGCGATCGTGCGCCTCTTCGGGGATCGCTGACCGCCGCCACCCCGCCCGTGACGTCACCGCGGGATCGGGGTCAGCGCCCCCGCGATCCGCACGGGCGGCAGCGCGGGACGATGTGCCTGCGACGATGTTTCACGGGAAACATCCGGCGCGTCGCCGACCTCACGCCGCCGGCGGGACCGGTCATCTCAGCCGAACAGGGCGCGCGCGACGATCTGCGGGTCGATCGGCTTCTGGCAGAGGGCCACGGCGCCGTGGAGCGACGGTACGGCGACCGGGTCGTAGCCGGTCGCGAACAGGAAGGGCACGCCGCGCGCGCGCAGCGCGTCGGCCACGGGGTAGACGAGCTCGTCCTGCAGGTTGATGTCCAGGACCGCGGCGTCGATCTCGGACGTGCCGGCGATCAGCGCCAGCGCCTCGTCGACGCTGGCGACCGGGCCCAGGACCTGGGCGCCGCCCTCCTCGAAGCCGGACTTGAGATCGACGGCGATGAAGTAATCGTCCTCGACCAGCAGGACCCGCCTGCCGGCCAGCGCGCGTGGTTTCGGAGTCATGCGGGGCTGCCTGTGGCTTCTCCCTCGGGGAGCGGGATGTTGATCGAGCAATGTAGCGCCGTTGCGCCGAGTTCGTAGCTGGTCGTCGCCTTCAGGGCGTAGGGCAGGGCGTGCTCGATCAGCTCCCGCCCGTAGCCGCCGCGCGGCACCGCGTCCGCCAGCTCCGGTCCGCGGACGAGGCCTTCCTCCACCCATTCCACCAGCAGCCGGCCGCCGCCATCGTCCGCCCTGTAGGTCCGCCACGTCACGCTCAGGCGCCCGTGCGCGGTGGTGAGCGCGCCGTATTTCAGCGCGTTGGTGGCGAGCTCGTGCAGGGCCAGCGCGAAGGTCTGCACCGTCGCCTTGCGCAGCCGCACCACCGGCCCGTGGAGCCGGATGCGCGCCTGCATGGCCGGAGCATCGAGGGCGGCGAGTTCCGTCTCGATCAGGGAGCGGAGCGTGATCGGCTCCTGGTCGGAGCGCGAGAGGAGGCCCTGAACCCGGGACAGGGCGGACAGGCGGTCGTTGAACCGCTGCCGGAACGTCTCGCCGGGCCCGGTCTGGGCCATCGTCTGCTTGGCGATGGAGCGCACGACGCCGAGCAGGTTGCGGGTCCGGTGCTGCAATTCGGCGACCATGACCTGCTGCCGCTCCTGAAGCTGGCGCAGATCGTCGATGTCGGTCGAGGTGCCGAGCCACTCGACGATCCGGCCCTGCGCGTCGCGGACCGGCGCGGCCCGGGTCTGGAACCAGCAGAAGCGGTCCTCGGCCGCGTTGCGGAGCCGGTGCTCGAAGGAGAGGTGGCCGCTCACCGGCGCCTCGCGCCACGCGGCCTCGGCGACCGCATCATCGCCCGGATGGACCGCCTCCAGCCAGCCCCAGCCGAGGCTCGTCGCGTCGGTCTGCCCGGTATAGGCCTGCCATTGCGGGCTCGACCAGATGCAGGCTCCGTCGATCGCGGCGCGCCAGACGAGTTGCGGAATGCCCTGGGCGAGGGTGCGGAACAGCTCCTCGCTCGCGCGCAGGCGGCGCTCGGCCAGCACGCGCTCGGTGCTCTCGACCACGATGGCGATGACGCCGGCGGGGCGCCCGTCCTCGCCGAAGACCGGCGAATAGTCGAGATTCATCCAGACCCGCTCGGGCCGGCCGTAGCGGTGCAGGGTGAGTTCCTGGTCCTTGTACGACAGCGTCCCGCCGGCCAGGCCGACGCGCATGACGTTGTCGTTGAAGTCGGCGACCTCCGGCCAGCCCTCGCGCACCTTGGAGCCGAGGAGCGCGGGATGGCGCCCGCCCGCGAAGCTCGAATAGGCATCGTTGTAGATCATGATGCCGTCCTCGCCCCAGAGCAGCACGATCGGCACCGGCGATTGCAGCAGCGTGCTGACCGCGAAGACCAGGCTCCGCGGCCAGCCGGCGATGGGACCGAGCGGCGTCTCCGCCCAGTCGTAGGTCCGGACGAGGTCGGCGAGTTCGCTGCAGCCGGCCGAGAAGATGCAGGCCTCGCTCATGCGGTGACCGACTCGTGAGGCTCCAGCTCGGGCGAGCGCAGCGCGGATGGCGGAAGCCCGTTCCGCGACCGGCCGGGTGGGCCGTCCCGGCGGGCGGGTCACGCCCAGGCTACTACACCGCCCCCGTGCCTGATAGGGGACCGGTCGGTGCCGACCCGGCCCGCCAGGTTCGGATGACCAAATCCCGCGCCCCGCAGCCTCCTCAGGCCGCGGCGCGCTCCACCGCCTCGGCGAGCTGGCTCGCGGCCGCGTCGCCCTCGTCGATCTCGTCCACCGCCTGCTTCAGCTTGGACGCGTCGTCGGTGCGGCCGAGGGCCTTGGCGTAGGCGGCCGCCGAGCCGAAGCCGGCGAGGCCGTAATGCGACATGCGCTGATACTGCGCGATGATCGCCACGTCGCGCAGACGGGGGTCGGGCGAGGCCGCCTTGATCCCGTGCTTCAGCGCCTCGGCGACGAGGCCCTCCATGCCCTTGCAGGGCTCCGGTCGGGGCTCGCCGCCATTGGCCCGGATCAGGCTCTTCAGCACGTCGGTGTGCTTCCGGATCCCGTCCACGGAGCGGTCGAGCATCCGCTTCAGGTTGGCGTCGCTGACCTGGCCGCCGAGTTCCTGCACGGCCCGGACCATCTGGTCGTTCGCCGACCAGAGATCCTGCATCTCGTCGAGATAGATCTCTTTCAGGCTGTCGGGTCCCGACATCGTCGCCTCCTGTGTCCGCGATGCCCGGCGAACCCGGGGGGCCGGGCGCTGTTCCGGGCCGCCGGACCGATCCGGCCCGGGCGCCGCCATGGACGGCCGCGGCCCCGCCGGGCTCCTCCGGCCGCGGACCGGTGCCAGCCCGGTGCCGGTCCGGCCCCATCACCGAGGATGTCGTCGGGCCGGCCGAGGGCCTCTAGCCGCGGCCCGCGGGCTCCGGAAAGCGCCGGACGAACCAGTCGCGCAGGATCTGCCGCTCGTAGTAGAGGCCGCCGGTGGAGAAGCGCGGGTTGGACGTCAGCAGGAAGTTGATGTCCGTCACCGTGTCCTCGCCCTGCGCGACGACGCGACCGCCGCGACGCAGGCTGTAGGCGAGGCGGATCCGCGGCGGCGTGGCGTCCGTCACGACCCGCAGGCCGGTCGG from Methylobacterium radiotolerans JCM 2831 includes the following:
- a CDS encoding SfnB family sulfur acquisition oxidoreductase is translated as MSLNVDESAADGAAEPLTPPLPPPPSPPHRIRSDAEALAAARAVARVFAAGAAERDRDRRLPWAEIAAFTESGLGGITVPRAHGGAGVSHATLAEVFAILAAADGSAAQIPQNQFGVLALVAAAASPAQQARIYRDVLAGHRIGNAGPARNGKAITNVDTRLTAGPEGPRLSGTRFYSTGALFAHWIPTRAVGPDGGPLLVFVRRDAPGVRVADDWQGFGQRTTASGTVVFAQAPVEADLTIDLAPLAGRPGLFGPVSQLIHAAIDAGLARGAAAAALDFLRSRTRPYPFTAETVAEDPHILGEIGRLTVDLHAAEEVLARAGRALDRIAAAPVTAQSAAEASVAVAQAKILTTEAALEASERLLELAGASATRDGYNLGRYWRDARVHTLHDPVRWKYHLLGNHALNGVLPARHQWN
- a CDS encoding SfnB family sulfur acquisition oxidoreductase, which translates into the protein MPLQPHETAFTQAPAPPRPVPVLPDAAAALAVADRLAEDFAEAAAARDLERRLPVAEIARFAESGLWAITVPREYGGPGLDSATVAQVIARIAAADGSLGQIPQNHFYALEVLRNGGTEAQKRALYGRVLAGERFGNALAEIGARDHTRRTRLVRDPAGWYVEGRKYYCTGSLYAHRIPTLASAEEEGRAVAYLVFVPRDAPGVTLVDDWDGFGQRLTGSGSVLFERVAVEPDWVVPFQASLERPTAIGPFAQILHAGIDLGIGAGAFAATLPLVRDRARPWIDSGVARASEDPLTLHALGDVQVRLAAADALLARAGRYVDAAQAAPDADSVAAASVAVAEARAASHRAGLLAANKLVELGGTSATDRAEALDRYWRNVRTHTLHDPVRWKYHWIGAYHLDGRQPPRHGAL
- a CDS encoding LLM class flavin-dependent oxidoreductase, with the protein product MAAATKQILLNAFNMTCAGHINHGLWTHPRDRSAEYNTLSYWTEQAKLLERGLFDGLFIADIIGVYDVYGGGIDVTAREAVQLPVNDPTMMISAMAAVTEHLGFGVTINVHQEAPYTFARRLSTLDHLTGGRIGWNVVTGYLDSAHRAQSGGTLPAHDRRYDYADEYLEVLYRLWEGSWDDAAVRRDRAARVFSDPAHIRKVTHRGAFFAVEGYHLSEPSPQRTPVLYQAGASGRGRAFAGRHAECVFISARDPATARESVRAIRAEAVAAGRNPDDVKVFVGLAIIPGRTRAEAEAKRDEYLSYASPEAGLAHFSASTGIDFARYGLDEPIPYAPGNAIQSATAAAARRGLTKRDLLAELQLGSRYAVLTGDAVTIADELQAWITEGEVDGFNLSRIVVPESFSDFIDLVIPELQDRGLYKTAYAEGSLRAKLFGQGDRLPARHPAEAYRGAPQRPWDSPLSEPNQRP
- a CDS encoding transporter substrate-binding domain-containing protein — translated: MPGRSAGRRRGGAPARVLSLCLSLSLCFAAAAPLAAAPVRAETADAAPALRTGEPETWRVATHPVPPLVMDEDGRLRGFSIDLWNAVARELGVRTAYVRVDDLPALFAAVSDGRADLAIAAVSITAERERRFDFSVTMLETGLRIAVRAEPDATGSATARALRALLSDAAFLQVLLGLAALILAVAALVWWLERRHPGGMAARSGPARGFAHVVWWALSSLAAQAEEMPRSPLARAVTVVWLFTCIALVAWFTAGLTSTATVERLRGAVNGPQDLPGKRVGTVADTTSVAYLADHFATPVSFATLEAACAALQAGTVAAVVYDAPALGYYATRPGHEALRLVGGAFNRQSYGILFPANDPRRKRVNQALLGLREDGRYDEIYGRWFGSESGESQGR